One Patescibacteria group bacterium DNA window includes the following coding sequences:
- a CDS encoding SRPBCC family protein, with protein MNKPQIIMLTVETAIDAVPEQVWHYWTEPEHITKWCHASEDWHAPSATNDARVGGRFKTVMAARDGSTGFDFEGTYTVVEQPHKIEYAMDDGRKVVIDFLAEGNMTKVIEAFDTENENSLEMQKDGWQSILNNFKKYVESQK; from the coding sequence ATGAATAAACCGCAAATAATTATGTTGACCGTTGAAACAGCTATAGACGCCGTTCCCGAGCAGGTATGGCATTATTGGACTGAGCCAGAGCACATTACAAAATGGTGCCACGCGTCAGAGGATTGGCACGCGCCCAGCGCAACGAATGACGCACGGGTGGGTGGGAGATTCAAAACAGTAATGGCCGCGAGGGACGGGAGCACCGGGTTTGATTTTGAGGGAACCTACACAGTAGTTGAGCAACCTCACAAAATCGAATACGCAATGGACGACGGAAGAAAGGTTGTTATTGATTTTTTGGCCGAGGGCAACATGACAAAAGTGATTGAGGCGTTTGATACTGAAAACGAAAATTCGTTAGAAATGCAAAAGGACGGCTGGCAGTCGATTTTGAACAACTTTAAAAAATACGTAGAGTCGCAAAAATAA
- a CDS encoding NUDIX domain-containing protein, with protein sequence MSKPKIIIVDDNDVPIGLMNREEIDPTKDNYRCAGIWVTNAKGEVLIAQRKFTKHVDPGKWGPAAAGTVDEGETYESNAHKELEEELGITDVTFTLGPKRFVTSPRRYFVQYFICEIDKPVTDFIIQEDEVEKIEWISKAVLLQDLKDHPEKYLPHFSESVSLVIS encoded by the coding sequence ATGTCAAAACCAAAAATTATCATCGTAGATGACAATGACGTTCCGATTGGTCTCATGAACCGAGAAGAGATAGACCCCACGAAAGATAACTATCGATGTGCCGGTATTTGGGTTACCAATGCAAAGGGTGAAGTGTTAATCGCCCAGCGAAAGTTTACGAAGCACGTTGACCCAGGTAAGTGGGGCCCCGCGGCGGCTGGAACCGTTGACGAGGGGGAAACGTATGAATCAAATGCGCATAAAGAGCTGGAAGAAGAACTTGGCATTACTGATGTTACGTTTACGCTTGGTCCAAAAAGATTTGTAACTTCACCGAGAAGATATTTCGTCCAGTACTTTATTTGTGAAATAGATAAACCCGTAACCGATTTTATAATTCAAGAAGATGAAGTTGAGAAAATTGAATGGATTAGTAAAGCAGTGCTGTTGCAGGATCTCAAAGACCACCCTGAAAAATACTTACCGCATTTTTCGGAGAGCGTGAGCCTCGTTATTTCATAG
- a CDS encoding SDR family oxidoreductase, with product MKTVLITGVSRGIGLATAKKFLENGWQVIGTFNKTAVPMTHPGLVSIKLDITSEESIAKAVESIQQVAPHLDVLINNAGVSADAFETSPNMQTVRATFETNVFGLMTLTEKLLPGIVTSGHIVNVSSRYGAFSFAIDGPDSTAYRMSKAALNMYTRTLAFRLKKKGVIVSAIHPGWVKTDMGNSAATEKEKPTIEPEEAANEIYNLIMNKSESGQFWQFGKQREW from the coding sequence ATGAAAACAGTATTGATAACCGGTGTTAGTCGCGGCATTGGTTTAGCCACGGCAAAAAAGTTTTTAGAAAATGGTTGGCAAGTAATTGGTACGTTTAATAAAACTGCCGTTCCAATGACTCACCCAGGCCTCGTTAGTATTAAGCTCGATATAACATCTGAAGAAAGCATTGCGAAGGCCGTTGAGAGCATCCAGCAGGTAGCGCCACACCTTGACGTACTCATTAATAATGCAGGGGTAAGCGCAGACGCATTTGAAACTTCGCCAAACATGCAAACAGTGCGGGCGACTTTTGAGACAAATGTCTTCGGGCTAATGACGCTTACTGAAAAATTACTGCCCGGAATTGTAACCAGTGGTCACATTGTAAACGTTAGTTCTCGCTACGGTGCATTCTCTTTTGCAATCGACGGGCCGGACTCTACGGCGTACAGGATGTCAAAAGCCGCACTTAATATGTATACTCGAACACTCGCATTTCGATTAAAAAAGAAAGGCGTCATCGTTTCTGCTATTCATCCAGGGTGGGTGAAGACGGACATGGGTAATTCTGCTGCCACTGAAAAGGAAAAGCCCACGATAGAGCCCGAAGAAGCGGCAAACGAAATTTACAATCTAATAATGAACAAAAGTGAGTCTGGTCAGTTTTGGCAATTTGGTAAACAAAGAGAGTGGTAG
- a CDS encoding pyridoxamine 5'-phosphate oxidase family protein has protein sequence MKSEIFDYLNSQRVGVLAVEMPDGSPHGATVHFAYTEEPFVFFFETNRDYRKTEALFAKTTVRASFVVGTDELAKKTMQLDGIATLLRAEEKEIYDHVYLAKYPEKIKKSLDPKAVFFKFTPTWWRYTDWAHISASGTPIIVTS, from the coding sequence ATGAAGAGCGAAATATTTGACTATCTAAATTCTCAGCGGGTTGGTGTTTTGGCAGTGGAAATGCCAGACGGCTCGCCCCATGGGGCGACTGTTCACTTTGCCTACACGGAGGAACCGTTCGTTTTCTTTTTTGAAACGAATCGCGATTATCGAAAAACCGAGGCATTGTTTGCGAAGACAACAGTTCGAGCATCGTTTGTAGTGGGTACCGATGAGCTAGCGAAAAAAACAATGCAGCTAGATGGTATAGCAACGTTACTGCGTGCAGAGGAGAAAGAAATATATGATCATGTGTACTTGGCCAAGTATCCAGAAAAAATCAAGAAGTCGCTCGACCCCAAAGCAGTATTTTTCAAATTCACTCCAACCTGGTGGCGTTATACCGACTGGGCGCACATAAGCGCGTCGGGCACCCCAATAATCGTAACGTCGTGA
- a CDS encoding DMT family transporter: MTGPLLIMFAAALWALDGLLRTQLTLTIPAAWIVFIEHLVGLILLSPLLFRYKHVIKQLKLTDWLQLLLLSAVSSVLGTILFTTALASSFAAGDFATPILLQKLQPIFVIILAAIVLKERLTFRFLTLVPVALAGSYLISFGAETVPFGLEGKMLVYVLAVSAALAWGSGTILSKRVLRTLPFALATALRFLLAVPISLAAALYLAPDYAVTSLSGSELLRFVVIAFTTGAGAILIYYRGLKQTPARVATIAELVFPVVTILIAITSLNPYGAPQVLSIANSIGIIVLLGCILAVTVDPETKT; encoded by the coding sequence ATGACTGGACCACTTCTCATTATGTTTGCCGCTGCGTTGTGGGCCTTAGACGGTCTACTTCGCACGCAGTTGACACTCACCATTCCAGCCGCCTGGATAGTCTTCATCGAACACCTCGTGGGACTCATTCTACTCTCTCCTCTGCTGTTCCGTTATAAGCACGTTATTAAGCAATTAAAGTTGACTGATTGGCTGCAGCTATTACTACTCTCAGCGGTGAGTAGCGTGCTCGGCACTATTCTTTTTACGACTGCGTTAGCAAGTAGCTTTGCCGCTGGAGATTTTGCTACGCCAATACTGCTGCAGAAACTGCAACCAATTTTCGTCATCATCTTAGCGGCAATTGTTTTGAAGGAGCGTTTAACCTTCCGATTTTTAACTCTCGTTCCGGTTGCTTTAGCCGGTAGCTACCTTATTAGCTTTGGCGCAGAAACTGTTCCGTTTGGCCTTGAAGGCAAGATGCTTGTTTATGTATTGGCAGTTAGTGCGGCCTTGGCGTGGGGGAGCGGCACTATTTTAAGTAAGCGGGTGCTCCGCACGTTACCTTTTGCTCTTGCAACCGCTCTGCGGTTCCTCCTGGCTGTACCGATTAGTTTAGCTGCGGCACTTTACCTAGCACCAGACTACGCTGTAACTTCACTGTCAGGTTCTGAATTACTGCGCTTTGTCGTCATCGCTTTCACAACCGGCGCTGGGGCGATTCTTATTTACTACCGAGGGCTCAAACAAACGCCAGCACGGGTTGCCACAATTGCCGAACTCGTATTTCCGGTAGTTACGATACTCATCGCTATAACATCTTTAAATCCTTATGGCGCGCCGCAAGTGCTCTCAATTGCAAACAGTATTGGCATAATCGTTCTGCTCGGTTGCATCCTGGCGGTTACTGTTGACCCTGAAACTAAAACATAA
- a CDS encoding phage holin family protein produces the protein MNIFFRWIIQALALLAIANIVPGIELAGPFYAFVVALLLALVNLTFKPILILLTLPFNILTLGLFTFVINAFLIWFVAGIADGFSITGFMPAFVAALLLSIVNALVNWTNNDVRVGQ, from the coding sequence ATGAACATATTTTTTCGTTGGATAATTCAGGCTTTAGCGCTTCTCGCCATTGCCAATATTGTACCCGGGATTGAATTAGCCGGACCTTTTTATGCGTTTGTCGTGGCCTTGCTACTGGCGCTTGTTAATTTGACGTTCAAACCCATCCTTATACTGTTGACGCTCCCATTTAACATTCTCACTCTTGGGTTATTTACGTTTGTTATAAACGCGTTTCTCATTTGGTTTGTTGCGGGCATCGCTGACGGCTTCTCAATAACCGGTTTTATGCCGGCTTTTGTGGCGGCGCTGTTACTTTCGATAGTGAACGCGCTCGTTAACTGGACGAACAACGACGTTCGGGTTGGTCAGTAG
- a CDS encoding DUF192 domain-containing protein: MVVGRRKLLSLLLVTCAALAAALVYIEVQPRETLQLTLNDAAITVELAQTPQALARGLSNRQQLAANEGMLLDFGARSSAGIWMRHMNFPLDVIWLDEDLKIISITENMAPVSYPNVFFPTEPARYVLEVTSGWVRTHQITVGMKGILAADTATTLY, encoded by the coding sequence ATGGTGGTTGGTCGTCGCAAACTACTTTCACTACTGCTCGTTACTTGTGCTGCGTTAGCTGCTGCTCTCGTTTACATTGAAGTTCAGCCCCGAGAGACTCTTCAACTCACCTTAAACGACGCGGCCATTACCGTTGAATTGGCGCAAACGCCGCAGGCGCTTGCCCGTGGCCTTTCAAACCGGCAGCAGTTGGCTGCAAACGAGGGCATGCTGCTTGATTTTGGTGCACGAAGCTCGGCTGGAATATGGATGCGGCACATGAACTTCCCCTTAGACGTTATTTGGCTTGATGAAGACCTGAAAATAATTTCAATTACAGAAAACATGGCGCCCGTATCGTATCCAAACGTGTTTTTTCCAACTGAACCCGCCAGGTACGTGCTTGAAGTCACTTCTGGGTGGGTGCGAACGCACCAGATTACCGTTGGCATGAAGGGAATACTCGCCGCAGACACTGCGACTACGCTATACTAA
- a CDS encoding cation:proton antiporter: MPVFFLQLTAILAIATVLSVVMRRLGQPLMVGYLITGMVVGPFVLGIVHENDAVDTFASIGVALLLFLVGLRLKPQMIREIGHMAVFAGLGQIIFTSGVGFLIALALNFSWLTALYLSVAFTFSSTIVILQLLYTKEEQDSLHGRLATGVMLVQDVVAMIIFLFLSSAPEGATASVFVATILIKITLIITSVYILSAYVVPRIDKYFAQTREILFLFGLTCCFVFATAFASLGFSYELGALLAGVLLSASPYQRELAASVNTLRDFFLVMFFVVLGTHVSLSTFEANWVWISVFSAFILIGNPFIVMLLLRPAGYTLRTSFYTGLTVAQISEFSLILIATGAALGHIPTELFGPVAIIGIITIFFSSYFMMHSRSIFNFLEPMLVFFFGKDDVTPTADLPKTCDTILFGCHRLGRGLVTTLKTMRRNFIVVEHNPQITNQLEQENVPYIFGSADDPHLVADLPLANVKLAISTIPDLETNITLLSRLRAKNQKLIFICAAYQEADAEQLYLHGATYVVIPPYLGRRYLGDILKAHKLNTAGYNKERLRHQKDIRYIRDTIRI; the protein is encoded by the coding sequence ATGCCTGTTTTCTTTTTGCAGCTCACCGCAATTTTAGCAATCGCAACGGTGCTATCCGTTGTGATGCGTCGACTGGGACAACCGCTCATGGTTGGCTACCTCATCACCGGTATGGTGGTCGGCCCTTTTGTTTTGGGAATTGTGCATGAAAATGATGCGGTGGATACCTTTGCTAGCATTGGCGTAGCGCTACTTCTATTTCTAGTTGGGTTACGACTGAAGCCGCAGATGATTAGAGAGATTGGCCACATGGCCGTGTTCGCAGGTCTTGGCCAAATTATCTTTACTTCAGGCGTTGGTTTTTTAATTGCCCTGGCGCTTAATTTTAGTTGGCTGACGGCGCTCTATTTGTCGGTGGCGTTCACGTTCTCAAGCACCATCGTTATCTTGCAGCTCCTCTATACAAAAGAAGAGCAAGACAGTCTCCATGGTCGTCTGGCTACGGGTGTCATGCTGGTGCAAGACGTCGTGGCCATGATTATCTTTCTTTTTCTGTCGAGCGCACCCGAGGGAGCGACCGCCTCAGTTTTTGTTGCGACGATTCTCATCAAGATTACGCTCATTATCACGAGCGTCTACATTCTTTCTGCGTATGTGGTGCCGAGAATAGATAAATACTTTGCCCAAACGAGAGAGATTCTGTTCCTTTTTGGTTTAACGTGCTGCTTTGTCTTCGCAACTGCTTTTGCTAGTCTTGGCTTTTCATATGAGTTAGGTGCTTTACTCGCTGGCGTTCTTCTTTCGGCGTCTCCATATCAGCGGGAGCTAGCGGCGAGCGTCAATACGCTGCGCGATTTTTTCCTCGTTATGTTTTTTGTGGTTCTTGGAACGCACGTTTCTCTCTCCACCTTTGAGGCAAACTGGGTATGGATTAGTGTTTTTTCAGCTTTCATTCTGATAGGGAACCCTTTTATTGTGATGCTTCTCCTCCGGCCCGCCGGCTATACCCTTCGAACGAGCTTCTACACTGGTCTCACGGTGGCGCAAATTAGTGAATTCTCGCTCATTCTCATTGCAACCGGCGCGGCGCTTGGTCACATACCAACAGAGTTGTTTGGACCAGTGGCAATCATCGGCATCATTACGATATTCTTTTCCTCATATTTCATGATGCACAGTCGTAGCATTTTCAATTTTCTTGAACCAATGCTCGTGTTCTTTTTTGGTAAAGACGACGTTACGCCAACCGCTGACCTACCAAAAACATGCGACACCATACTTTTTGGTTGCCATCGACTCGGCCGAGGGTTGGTGACCACCCTAAAGACAATGCGCAGAAACTTTATTGTCGTAGAACACAATCCACAAATTACAAACCAGTTGGAGCAGGAGAACGTGCCGTACATTTTTGGTTCGGCTGACGACCCGCACCTCGTCGCTGATTTGCCACTCGCGAACGTGAAGCTGGCCATATCGACAATTCCAGACTTGGAAACAAATATAACCTTGCTCAGCCGACTCAGAGCAAAGAATCAGAAATTAATTTTTATTTGTGCGGCGTACCAAGAGGCAGATGCCGAACAGCTATATCTCCATGGGGCGACCTACGTGGTTATACCACCATACTTGGGCCGTCGGTATCTCGGCGATATTCTCAAAGCGCATAAACTTAATACGGCCGGTTATAACAAAGAGCGTCTCCGACACCAGAAAGACATTCGTTACATTCGTGATACTATACGCATATAA
- a CDS encoding trypsin-like peptidase domain-containing protein encodes MFKKYRNLFLAISLVVLITGGYAVTTTALRAGVTPSVEEEAFIATIAKALPSVVSVVGLQEQNGVRSVVSRGSGFFATKDGLVFTNRHVVESVGVTYRVFLGDGRRFTVDSLAIDPLNDIAILKIKGTNFQPLPFADSDKLQIGATVMTIGNSLGQYQNSVTRGVVSGLNRSLSASNDATGGTETYEDAIQTDAAINPGNSGGPLVNSRGEVVGINSAVNRQGNGVGFAVPINNAAQALKSYQKHGRIVRPYVGVRYLTVTPDIQEEKRLAQDYGALVSAGDIPAPAVLAGSPADKAGLKENDVILTVNGVLVRGQNTLKRMVGKFNPGDTLTLLVNRGGKIVTISLTLSELDSKPTGQ; translated from the coding sequence ATGTTTAAAAAATACAGAAACCTATTTTTAGCTATCAGCCTGGTTGTACTCATTACCGGTGGTTACGCAGTTACTACGACAGCGCTTCGCGCCGGCGTAACACCGAGCGTGGAGGAAGAGGCATTTATCGCCACAATTGCTAAGGCGTTACCCAGTGTGGTGAGTGTCGTTGGCCTTCAAGAACAAAATGGTGTGCGATCTGTAGTGTCACGGGGTTCTGGTTTTTTTGCTACCAAAGACGGGTTGGTGTTTACCAACCGTCATGTGGTTGAGTCTGTGGGGGTAACGTACCGGGTTTTCCTTGGAGATGGTCGTCGTTTTACTGTGGATAGTCTGGCCATCGACCCGCTTAACGACATCGCTATTTTGAAAATAAAGGGAACAAATTTCCAACCACTGCCATTCGCTGATTCTGACAAGTTGCAGATTGGCGCTACCGTGATGACGATAGGCAATTCACTCGGTCAGTATCAAAACAGTGTAACGCGAGGCGTGGTTAGTGGTTTAAATCGATCTCTTTCCGCAAGTAATGATGCCACTGGCGGCACCGAAACCTACGAAGATGCTATTCAAACAGACGCAGCTATTAACCCTGGAAATTCAGGTGGACCACTCGTTAACTCTCGTGGTGAAGTCGTTGGTATAAATAGTGCCGTCAATCGTCAAGGCAATGGGGTTGGCTTTGCGGTTCCTATCAATAATGCGGCCCAAGCGCTGAAATCGTACCAGAAGCATGGTCGCATTGTTCGTCCGTACGTCGGTGTTCGTTACCTTACGGTTACCCCAGACATTCAAGAAGAGAAGCGATTAGCGCAGGACTATGGGGCATTGGTGAGCGCCGGCGACATTCCTGCACCAGCCGTGCTCGCCGGTTCGCCGGCTGATAAAGCTGGATTAAAAGAGAACGACGTCATACTAACCGTGAATGGTGTACTCGTTCGCGGCCAAAACACACTGAAGCGTATGGTTGGAAAATTTAACCCAGGTGACACGCTCACGCTACTCGTTAATCGAGGTGGAAAAATTGTAACGATTTCACTGACGCTTTCAGAGCTTGATTCGAAGCCGACGGGACAGTAG
- a CDS encoding NAD(P)/FAD-dependent oxidoreductase, whose amino-acid sequence MVPIRIVVLGSGFGGVYAYRRLAKLLRGHQNHELTLVSRDNYFLFSPMLHEVATGGLNRHDIVQPIRQIVRVGEGKFLKATVTGINAELQTVQTDMCSLPYDYLVVALGAETRFSDIPGAKEFTLGLKTMRDAVCIRNRALKLLEAASVTKDSGEQERLLRWVVVGGGPTGVELAPELVDLANAYARSSPECPIEKLDVQLYHAGSSLLPQFGVRTSNYVSRLLRLKRITVHLTTAIESVAENSIQVKNSVIPVGLVAWTAGISPITVPITPLPERGTTGRIIVSPTLLVPNTKNVFVVGDLAGVDAPQTAQAAVEQAKVAAMNIVALINRTTLQGYSYKEQGLLVSLGQWKAAGTVYGYFISGAFAWWLWRTVYLSKLVGTANKIRVAIDWTLNLFYTRDTSEV is encoded by the coding sequence ATGGTGCCAATCCGCATTGTTGTATTAGGTAGCGGCTTTGGCGGCGTTTATGCGTATCGCCGTTTAGCGAAGTTGCTTCGAGGTCACCAGAATCATGAGCTCACGCTTGTTTCCCGAGACAACTATTTTTTGTTCAGCCCCATGCTGCACGAAGTGGCAACTGGTGGTTTAAATCGACACGATATCGTTCAACCCATTCGACAAATTGTACGGGTGGGAGAAGGTAAGTTTTTGAAGGCAACAGTGACCGGTATCAATGCAGAACTTCAGACGGTGCAAACTGATATGTGTTCATTGCCGTACGATTATTTAGTAGTGGCGCTCGGTGCTGAAACCAGATTTTCTGACATTCCGGGGGCTAAGGAGTTTACCCTCGGTCTAAAAACGATGCGCGACGCGGTGTGTATTCGTAATCGCGCCTTGAAGCTACTAGAAGCGGCTAGCGTCACAAAAGACTCCGGAGAGCAAGAAAGACTACTGCGGTGGGTAGTTGTTGGTGGTGGACCAACCGGCGTTGAGCTAGCACCTGAACTGGTTGATTTAGCAAACGCATACGCACGATCATCGCCAGAATGTCCGATAGAGAAATTAGATGTGCAGCTGTACCACGCCGGCTCCTCACTATTACCACAATTTGGAGTACGAACCAGCAACTACGTTAGTCGTCTGTTGCGATTGAAAAGAATCACTGTTCACCTTACTACTGCAATCGAAAGCGTTGCAGAAAACAGTATTCAAGTTAAAAACAGTGTGATACCTGTTGGTCTGGTTGCCTGGACGGCCGGTATCTCACCGATAACCGTACCAATCACTCCTTTGCCCGAGCGTGGTACTACCGGGCGCATAATCGTTTCACCAACCCTTTTGGTGCCAAATACCAAGAACGTTTTTGTGGTAGGAGATTTGGCAGGGGTTGATGCACCACAAACCGCACAAGCCGCAGTCGAGCAAGCAAAAGTCGCGGCCATGAATATTGTCGCGCTAATAAACAGAACGACACTGCAGGGGTATAGCTACAAGGAGCAAGGGCTTCTCGTCTCACTTGGGCAATGGAAAGCCGCCGGAACGGTCTATGGCTATTTCATTTCTGGTGCTTTTGCTTGGTGGCTATGGCGGACAGTATACCTATCAAAATTAGTTGGTACCGCAAATAAAATTCGTGTTGCCATTGATTGGACGCTCAATCTTTTTTACACCCGAGATACCTCAGAAGTATAG
- the greA gene encoding transcription elongation factor GreA, with amino-acid sequence MITEEGRQKAERELADLKTRLRPEITERIRSAKEHGDLKENAEYAAAKDDQSFTEARIKELEQLLLSAVSVAPTTHDSVSIGSTVTVKDDAEKMQTYMIVGMNEADPIHGKISNDSPVGQALLHRRVGDSVPIETPRGSRVLTIVEIR; translated from the coding sequence ATGATAACTGAAGAGGGGAGACAAAAGGCGGAGCGAGAGCTTGCTGATCTGAAAACTCGTTTGCGACCAGAGATTACAGAGCGTATTCGAAGTGCCAAAGAACACGGTGACCTCAAAGAAAATGCTGAGTACGCTGCGGCCAAAGATGATCAGAGCTTTACGGAAGCGCGGATAAAAGAATTAGAACAACTGCTTCTGTCAGCCGTTAGTGTGGCACCGACAACGCACGATAGTGTTTCAATTGGTTCGACAGTAACCGTAAAGGACGACGCTGAAAAAATGCAAACGTATATGATTGTTGGTATGAACGAAGCAGATCCAATACACGGTAAAATTTCTAACGACTCTCCCGTCGGCCAAGCATTACTCCATCGCCGGGTAGGGGATAGTGTGCCTATCGAAACCCCCCGTGGAAGTCGGGTACTGACTATTGTAGAAATTCGATAG
- the lysS gene encoding lysine--tRNA ligase, protein MAEPHDELTTRRARLVALRAAGKDPFPSTVERTHELIALREQFETLLTETATVSVVGRVRSIREHGGSTFMTIDDGTATMQLYCKKDDLGDDQYAALQTIDVADFVSARGTCFLTKRLEPSVLCNAAPIIITKALRPLPEKWHGLSDVEIRYRKRYLDLLVNEPAKKTALTRAALLRELRNFLDENSYIEVETPILQDIPGGATARPFMTHFNALDLDMYLRVAPELFLKRLLVGGIPKVYEIARCFRNEGIDHSHNPEFTQVEMYEAFADYEAYMRFVEKMLSTLLLRLTGGMTVVGPTGETIDFTPPYARKDWMTTLNEAAKIDVGALDDVALKAFMEERNIDCEVTDGRGTLLDKTYKVLVRPNILQPTFLIHHPVSLSPLAKRLKGNSELTERFQLVLGGGIELVNGFSELNDPDDQRERFEGQEKLRDSGDEEAHRIDENFITALEHGMPPAAGLGMGIDRLAALITGNTTLKEVILFPTLRPEAEN, encoded by the coding sequence ATGGCGGAACCGCACGACGAGCTAACGACCCGCCGGGCCAGACTCGTGGCACTTAGAGCGGCAGGAAAAGACCCCTTCCCAAGCACCGTAGAGCGAACGCACGAACTTATAGCACTGCGGGAACAATTTGAAACACTTCTAACTGAAACTGCCACCGTTAGTGTCGTTGGGCGAGTTCGAAGCATTCGTGAGCACGGTGGATCGACATTTATGACTATCGACGACGGCACGGCCACGATGCAGCTTTACTGCAAGAAAGATGACCTGGGAGACGACCAGTATGCGGCGCTGCAGACGATAGATGTGGCCGATTTTGTGTCGGCTAGGGGAACCTGTTTTCTCACTAAGCGTCTGGAGCCGTCGGTATTGTGCAACGCAGCGCCAATAATTATTACAAAAGCGCTTCGACCGCTGCCTGAGAAATGGCACGGGCTTAGTGACGTTGAGATACGATACCGCAAGCGATATCTTGATTTGCTTGTCAACGAACCAGCCAAAAAAACTGCCTTGACTCGTGCGGCGCTACTTCGCGAACTCAGGAACTTCCTTGATGAAAATAGCTACATTGAAGTTGAAACGCCTATTCTGCAAGATATTCCAGGTGGCGCAACTGCCAGGCCATTCATGACACACTTTAATGCACTCGACCTCGACATGTACTTACGAGTAGCGCCCGAGTTATTTTTAAAACGACTACTGGTTGGTGGCATCCCGAAGGTGTATGAAATCGCTCGTTGTTTCCGAAACGAAGGCATAGACCACAGCCACAACCCCGAGTTTACGCAAGTTGAAATGTACGAGGCCTTTGCGGATTACGAAGCCTACATGCGGTTTGTTGAAAAAATGCTCTCTACTCTGCTGCTGCGATTAACTGGCGGCATGACGGTGGTGGGCCCGACTGGAGAGACGATTGACTTTACGCCTCCGTACGCACGAAAAGACTGGATGACCACTTTAAATGAAGCGGCGAAGATAGACGTAGGTGCCCTTGACGACGTGGCACTCAAGGCGTTTATGGAGGAACGAAATATAGATTGTGAAGTAACCGACGGCCGCGGAACATTGCTCGATAAGACGTACAAGGTTCTCGTGCGACCAAATATTCTGCAGCCGACATTTTTAATTCACCATCCGGTCAGTCTATCGCCATTAGCGAAACGCCTGAAAGGTAATAGTGAGCTTACCGAACGTTTTCAGCTTGTGCTTGGAGGAGGCATCGAACTTGTAAACGGCTTCTCTGAATTAAACGACCCAGATGATCAACGTGAGCGCTTTGAAGGGCAAGAAAAATTACGTGATTCGGGCGATGAAGAAGCACATCGCATTGATGAAAATTTCATTACTGCGCTCGAGCACGGTATGCCGCCGGCGGCTGGCCTTGGCATGGGGATTGACCGCTTGGCGGCCCTTATTACAGGCAACACTACCTTGAAAGAAGTCATCCTTTTCCCGACATTGCGACCAGAAGCTGAGAACTAA
- a CDS encoding adenylyltransferase/cytidyltransferase family protein: MRKRVLVFGTFDVLHPGHVRFLTAAAKFGSVMVALTPDTLVTTYKGRPPVNSYSVREGRLRDMAVVTDVVAADNTPNTYDIIEKLRPEVLVLGYDQTGLRATITKKLSETEISASIRMIEAYRSDVYRSSRLRALAEKTISTTSAATV, encoded by the coding sequence ATGCGTAAACGAGTACTCGTTTTTGGTACGTTTGATGTGCTCCACCCAGGACACGTGCGGTTTTTGACGGCCGCTGCCAAATTTGGTTCGGTAATGGTGGCGTTAACACCAGATACACTTGTAACTACCTACAAAGGGAGGCCACCAGTTAATAGCTATTCCGTGCGGGAGGGTAGACTGCGCGATATGGCCGTTGTTACGGATGTTGTGGCTGCCGACAATACACCAAATACGTACGATATAATCGAAAAGCTTCGGCCAGAGGTACTTGTGCTTGGTTACGATCAGACTGGCCTCCGTGCTACTATTACAAAAAAGCTATCAGAAACCGAAATCAGCGCCTCAATTCGTATGATTGAAGCCTACCGGTCAGATGTTTATAGGTCGTCACGACTACGAGCCTTAGCAGAAAAAACGATTTCAACAACTAGTGCCGCAACGGTATGA